The Candidatus Nanosynbacter sp. HMT-352 genomic interval AACATAAGAATACTGCCTCGTGGCGCGCGGCGAACAGCTTGATGAACAGCTTCGCCCACGCAATCATCCAGCAATTCCACCGGACGGCCCAACAACTTGGATAGGTGATCTGCGACAACTTTCAAGCTAAACTTAGGATCATTACCTTTTGGTCGCCCCAAATGAGACATGATAACAATCTTGCAATTCTGCTCCAGCAAATATCGAAGCGTGGGCAGCGAAGCGCGAATTCTTAGATCATCAGAAATCTGACCGCGCTTTGTTAGTGGCACATTATAATCTGCTCGCAGAAGAATAGTTTTTCCACGTAGATCGACATCACGAATCGTTTGCTTCGGAAATTTTCTGCCCACCCAACTTCTCCTTACGACAACGTCTTAATTTGAATGTTGTCAGTTCTTCCCGGTTCTGGATGATGACCACTCACCAATACAACAGTAACTGGATCTTCACCAAAGTAACCCTCTTGCTTCAATTCTTCAGCAAGCTTAGCTGCGGCGCCCGAATCATTTGGCCGAACATACGGACGAGAAGCGTAGTTTAACGCTAATTTTTGCGCAGTCTTCACGTTTTCTGTTACGCAAACAATTGGTAAGTTCGGACGATATGCACCAACATTTACCGCGGTAGCACCGGTGTGAGTTTCTGCAATAATTGCCCTAGCCTTAATTCTTCGCGCTAATTGCGCAGCAGTATAGCTCAAAATTGCATCAGTTTTTTCACGCATTTCAGTCTTCTCAACCAGCATGACTTCGCTATGCTCTTGAGTGTAAGAGATTGTCTTGCGCATTGCCCGAACAGTCTCAATAGGATATTTACCGTTGGCGGTCTCATCAGATAACATAACCACATCAGCACCCTGAATCACAGCGTTAGCGACGTCGCTTACTTCAGCACGACTAGGCTCTGGGTTGTCAACCATACTACCCATCATCTGAGTGGCAACAATCACCAGCTTACAGTACTTGCGACACAAGGCGATAATTCTACGCTGCATAACTGGGACAATTTCCGCGCCAGCTTCCACAGCCAAGTCGCCGCGAGCAACCATAACGCCATCACTAGCCTTAACAATCTCTTCCAGGTTTTCTGGATCAATAGCAGATTTTGTTTCAATCTTAGCAATAATGTCAGCCGTCGAACCCAGCTCCACCATACGGCGCCTTAGGTCGTTAATATCGTCAGCTTTTTGCACAAAACTTAGCGCAACATAATCAAGATCCTGATTTGCACCCCACTCCAAATCCGCAATGTCTTTTTGAGTAAGAATATCTCCACCAAAGTCTGTATCAGGCAGGTTCAACCCCTTGCGACTCATTAAGAAGCCGTCGTTCTGAACTTCTATGCGAATTGCAGTTGGGCTAGCTATTTCTCGTACAATCGTCTTAATCTTTCCATCAAATATGTAAAGTGGCTCGCCAACTTTCATTTTCTCCGCCAGATTATATTGAACAGGCAAATTAAAACTACCGTCATGCTCAGCAATTTCTGAGTCCAAAACTAACATATCACCAGCCTTAACATTCAACATGTTATCTTTTAGAACACCTAGGCGAATCTTTGGACCCTGCAAATCCTGTAAAATCGCCACAGGCTTCCCTAATTGCTCACTAGCCGTACGCACCCAATTGATCTGTTCAACTCTCTCTTCATTGGCGCCATGGCTAAAATTCATACGGATGCCGTTAACACCAGCCTCCAACAATTGGTAGACCTTTTCCTGGCTGAACGTTGCTGGCCCAATTGTTGCTAATATTTTTGTTCGTTTAAATATATTATTGCTCATTTTTTAAATTATACCACGAAATAACAGTGATGAAAAATGGCACCAAGAAGACTTGTAATACTTATTTAATGCCAAGATTTGTATTAATCAAAACTAGCTTACCCATTTCCTTAATGCTAGAATATAAAATATTATGCCAGAAATAGATAAATACATTATCTCAAAAATTTTGTTCTTTATTTTCGGATCAACTACTGTAATTATTTTCTTTTTATTCTATACAGGAGTATTTGTAAATATTGTTGGGTCCATAGAAGCTGCAATTATGATATATTGCA includes:
- the pyk gene encoding pyruvate kinase, translating into MSNNIFKRTKILATIGPATFSQEKVYQLLEAGVNGIRMNFSHGANEERVEQINWVRTASEQLGKPVAILQDLQGPKIRLGVLKDNMLNVKAGDMLVLDSEIAEHDGSFNLPVQYNLAEKMKVGEPLYIFDGKIKTIVREIASPTAIRIEVQNDGFLMSRKGLNLPDTDFGGDILTQKDIADLEWGANQDLDYVALSFVQKADDINDLRRRMVELGSTADIIAKIETKSAIDPENLEEIVKASDGVMVARGDLAVEAGAEIVPVMQRRIIALCRKYCKLVIVATQMMGSMVDNPEPSRAEVSDVANAVIQGADVVMLSDETANGKYPIETVRAMRKTISYTQEHSEVMLVEKTEMREKTDAILSYTAAQLARRIKARAIIAETHTGATAVNVGAYRPNLPIVCVTENVKTAQKLALNYASRPYVRPNDSGAAAKLAEELKQEGYFGEDPVTVVLVSGHHPEPGRTDNIQIKTLS